ttcccttattttgaggctatgccccctagttctgctttcacccgccagtggaaacaacctgcccgcatctatcctatcaattcccttcataatcttatatgtttctataagatcccccctcatccttctaaattccaacgagtacagtcccagtctactcaacctctcctcgtaatccaaccccttcagctctgggattaacctagtgaatctcctctgcacaccgtccagtgccagtacgtcatttctcaagtaaggagaccaaaactgaacacaatactccaggtgtggcctcactaacatcttatacaattgcagcataacctccctagtcttaaactccatccctctcgcaatgaaggacaaaattccatttgacttcttaatcacctgttgcacctgaaaaccaactttctgcgactcatgcacgagcacacccaggtctctctgcacagcagcatgttttaatattttatcatttaaataataatcccttttgccgttattcttaccaaaatggataacctcacatttgtcaacattgtattccatctgccagaccctagcccattcacttagcctgtccaaatccctctgcagacttccagtatcctctgcactttttgctttaccacttatcttagtgtcgtctgcaaacttggacacattgcccttggtccccaactccaaatcatctatgtaaattgtgaacagttgtgggcccaacactgatccctgagggacaccacttgccaaccagagaaacacccattaatccccactctttgctttctaataaTTAAACAATCAGAGCTATTGTTGAATCTTCTTCCTTTATTGAGACACGTCTTCTATAGTTTAGCAAATCGCAGTGTCCCTCTCCATGCGGTCAACTGTGAGCCTTGAGGCAGCAGCGGGAAACGTGTGACCATGTCGCCCTCTGGTGGATATGATCATAACTTGACACCGGTCGGACACTTGATGAAAACAGAAAATCAGAATATCAATTCTAGGGAAATGAACGCAGAAGGGGGAAATATACACAAAGCCCGCAGCTTGTCGACAAAGAGCATCCACACCAGTTGAACAGAGGGGAATATAAGTTAATATTTGAGTATGCTTGGTGTGGTTTGTTGTTGTTCATTGTGCAGCTCAGAACGGGAAATACCGACAGGCAGCAGCTGGAACATTTCATTCTTAAATTAATTTGATTATTGTTTTATGTCCTGGTAAGTGTTGCACAAGCCTGGACATTCACCAACAGCATTTCTTTATAAATTGACGCTACACAAACGCACACTGCTAATTGTACTGGTATATTTTGCTATTAAGAATGAGTATAATTTATATTCAGGTGAGCAGCACGGTaggatagtggttagcgcaattgcttcacagctccaggggcccaagttcgattcccggcttgggtcactgcctgtgcggagtctgcacatcctccccgtgtctgcgtgggtttcctttgggtgctccggtttcctcccacagtccaaagatgtgcaggttaggtgaattggccatgctaaattgcccttagtgtccaaaattgcccttcgtgttggatggggttactgggctatggggacaggatggggctgttgaccttgggtagggtgctctttccaagagccggtgcagactcgatgggccgaatggcctcctgctgcactgtaaattctatgatctataacagcgacagagtaacacacaccagaaatTGATTATATTTTGCTGTCAACAAACCATGACTAATTCACTATTTTATGAAAACAAAATTTAGTTATGGTTCTCCAGATACTGACTGTGGCCGCTCTCACCATTTGAAACTGTCACAATGCCCAGGTGATTGACAgcggctccggaccaataggaTCAGGTGGGGCAGGACTGGTGGACCGACCGGGagaggctggtcctccaaccaatcggagtgaaagaGTGGCGGGGcctgctgtgattgaagcatgcgcagtgtgggtaatggcgacgAAGAGCGGCTGCTTCTTTACACCCGCAGTAAGTAAGCGTTGGTTAACAACATGCAGAGAGGGAGAGATCTCGGGGAATGGCGGAAACGCTGCGGAAGCACCTTGTGTGAGTCAGTAACCTCGGAAAAGTGTTTACCAGACCCAGATTGTACCGAGCGGGGCTGCAGTTCCTCATTTTCAGCCTGGGTTAATGGCCACCATCTTTATTGGaatgtgtgcaccatggcgcaTGCGTGGCCGCCATCTTTCTAGGGGgcaatgtttcaatgagtgggaggagcttgttacccattgttcagaatggagacaacatgTCCATCAATCTACATcaccctttgagtcccaatgtctgaaTGTTGGGGCGATGGATTGATGGAAAGAAAGGGAAATACATCCTGCTCTCCTGATCCCAATACCTCATGGTCTCAAGATCTGTGGTTCTGTCCATCATGGCAGAAACTCAAGACTCTGAGCTGACGTCATCCTCAAATTGAAGGACTGCTGATGACGACGAGGGGCAAAGTACAGCAGCGAGCATGATCGGTCATTCTGGATTAGGGAGCAGGAGAAAGAACGTTGGAAATTTCTATCCTAGactgacaatcatagaatcccgtcAGTGcacaaggaggacattcagcccctcaacTCTGCACAATCCTCAGACAGTTTCTGAGGAGATGGACGGATTGAATGGTTAGGAAGTGGAATTCGTAGCAGGGAgtgaagacaatggcttcagtcttcccaagatTAAAATGGCAGAAATTTCTAacccagagatggagagatttTTCAGGGAATCAAAGGATTTGAGGAGGGGGCCAGGAAATAGGAGATTAAACCAAGATCAGCAATTATCATAGTTAACGTTGAAGCAGCTCAATGGGGCTTAttgtttactcctgctcctatttcatttgTTCATATAAAGGCCAGAATCCTGTGTAGGTCCAGACCGGATGGTAGGTTCCCTTCCCTGAGGACATCACTGAAACAGTTGGATTTTTGTGACAACCcaacagttttcatggtcactttctcccagtgccggccccacaaatgaccagatgaattcagctcaatttcacaagctgcctttgtgtttttgtgggttctctctcactcctttttttctgttttaaatcaatttcacagggtgttagaaggggaggatttgcagttgggaaactgaaaacagacatcacatcaggatctgaatatcatcagatttttAACATGCAAGAAAATAGCAATGCTAGCAGTGCggagaaatgtggggactgtgagcaGGGATTCAGATCCCTTTCGGAGCTGGAAGCCCATCAgcccagtcacactggggagagactgttcacctgcccagaatgtgggaagggattcacctggtcatccaatctgctgagacaccagcgagttcatagtggggagacgccattcacctgcccagagtgtgggaagggattcactcgatcatcagggctgcaacaacaccagcgggttcacactggggagaggccattcatctgctccaagtgtggaaagggatttactgaTTCTTCCACTCTGTtgaaacaccagcaggttcacacggacgagagaccttttaaatgtgtagACTGTGCGAGGTGCTATAAAAGTTCCCTCAACCTAATGCGCCATCAGCGagctcacactgatgagagaccgttcaggtgcttggACTGTGGAACTGGGTTCAGGCAGTCATCTGAACTCattgtacaccagcgaattcacactggagagaggccgttcacctgccccgaatgtgggaagggattcactcgatcatcagggctgctacaacaccagcgagttcacaccggtgagaggccattctcctgctccaagtgtggaaagggattcagcgattcatccaccctgctgaaacaccagcaggttcacactgaagCGAGACCATTTCAATGCactgactgtgggaagtgctataaaagtcctGTGGATCTGATGCGccatcagcttgttcacactgatgagagaccattcagatgctctcactgtgggacagggtTCAGGCAATCATCTCTACTgactgtacaccagcgaattcacaccagggagaggccattcacctgcttcgagtgtgggaaaggattcactcagtcatccactctgcaaagacaccagcgagttcacactggggagagaccgttcccctgcttcgtgtgtgggaagagattcactcggttgtccATCCTGACAAGTCACCAGCGTGTTTGTAAATAATTAGTGATTGTATTttactgttaatcacatccaggaatgAACCTTGTTCATAAATGTTGATTTCTACTGATGTTTTATCAAGAAAATTTGTCAGAAGAATCTAAGAAATTGAACTATTTTCTATGTGTAATATTATCATTTTATGCAACTGGTGAAGTGGTCCTTACGATGGGAGATAGAGTAGCTGTGTGAATTTAAACTGAGTTTGATGTGTTAATGAGCCCGGCTAGACTTCAAACCAGATGTTTACCGAAAAAATGTAGTCAGGTTGGGTAGCGAACAGAAACAGATGTAAATGGGTGTTGTGATTCAAAAGATAAAATAtgcaagtgtagccatctgggatggccacttccagaatacaaaatggacgctcgcaaagaatatagggaactgtggacaatgttaggaaaacaagcaggcacagagcccgaATGCAGATTGGggagacagctcccagacggaattgaaactataggtcgattcgcatattgatggcccatctccgggaacaaaggaaagccactcaggtaaccgatactgtttcaggcatcccggcgccagttccccaaccgaaagcacaaacaaagcaaggccaacggctacCAAAGAcacgtagatcttactgtgtgtgtaaataaatagtattgactttgaactaactaactggtgtattggctctttgatcagtattcggatttgaaccttgtggcggtatcgagagatacctggcgactaaaGCAAAcacaattaggattaaggaaggtgaccatattaacccccatatttagaaccagagaaacagagcaacacaagGTGTGAAAGAAAGGTGTCATGAATGAAATATGGATAAAgtaaattcactttttaaaattatGAATGTTGAAGTAAAGAGATTATGTTAATCAATTCTGggagaaattagttcaaaagaaatTGGGTAAAGTGATGGagagatcaaagggaaagaatgtagTTAAGGGgatgctgattgtcacaagtaggcttcaaattaagttactgttaaaagcccctgaaACCTGTGAAGATGTTGTTTGAATCTCAGCCCAGAAAGCTGTGTGAAGGAAGCCAGATTTGAAAAGCCCGTTAACTGCTGGTTAACCTCAGGAGCAAATTGGAGTAAAGGCAGTTTGGGACAAGGTTTCTGCATTTTATAGATCTTTAAATCCATAAGGCGTTGCTGGACAGATTGGGGAGGTTCGCTCTGAGGTAGTTAAATTAAGATTGTTTGGAACTGTTTAAAGTATTGGGATGTGTGAAGCCATTGCCTTATTTTAAGTGTACTTCTATATCATTTTATTTATTTTCCTATTCCATCATAAACATTTACTTTGCAATGAAACCATCACAAGTAGTCAGGGACATCATTTCTCTGGTTCACAACCTCTCCTTGTGCTATACAAATTGCAAAGACAAACTGGGAGGACAAATGTCTCAAATTTCCTTTTTGGCTATGCCCTTAACAGTAAATAAACTCCAGCTCAGTTATAGGGGTTAATATTCCAggtaaaagtcaaataaatcagcATTGCGTGAAACAATGTGCATCAAGTATTTCAAAATATTTCTAACAAAAGttcttccttttgaaatgttctcccccctccccctgtttcATCCATCCTCACCTCCGACAACAAGTATGTGGAGTTCATGGGGTTTCTTTGTCACTGAGATTGgggcaatctgatcagctgcctctgctgcttccctccctcccactaacccaccagaccaaactgtctaaagttcctcctcgtctgagccctGAACTCggatctttctccagtttctctccaatCTTCTCACTCCCTCCGAGCTTATATTGTCCATCAGACCCAACTTCTGTTCCCTTGACTCCATTCTCACAAAACAGTTGACCATCCAACCTCTCTATGCTAGTTAATATGTTTCCAGTTCTCTCTCATTTGGTTCTGTCCTTCTCACTTTAATGCAGCATCATCGCCTATCCTAAACATAACACTTGACCCCACCATCTCTACAAATTTCCaagacatttagggcagcacggtagcatagtggttaacacaattgcttcacagctctagggtcccaggttcgattcccagcttgtctgtgcggagtctgcacgttctccccgtgtgtgcgtgggtttcctccgggtgccccggtttccttccacaatccaaagatgtgcaggttaggtggattggccatgctaaattgcccttagtgtccaaaatttcccttagtgttgggtggggttactgggttatggggatagggtggggttgttggcttgggtagagtgctctttccaagagccggtgcagactcgatgggccgaatggc
This portion of the Scyliorhinus torazame isolate Kashiwa2021f chromosome 5, sScyTor2.1, whole genome shotgun sequence genome encodes:
- the LOC140421485 gene encoding uncharacterized protein, translating into MATKSGCFFTPAGVRRGGFAVGKLKTDITSGSEYHQIFNMQENSNASSAEKCGDCEQGFRSLSELEAHQPSHTGERLFTCPECGKGFTWSSNLLRHQRVHSGETPFTCPECGKGFTRSSGLQQHQRVHTGERPFICSKCGKGFTDSSTLLKHQQVHTDERPFKCVDCARCYKSSLNLMRHQRAHTDERPFRCLDCGTGFRQSSELIVHQRIHTGERPFTCPECGKGFTRSSGLLQHQRVHTGERPFSCSKCGKGFSDSSTLLKHQQVHTEARPFQCTDCGKCYKSPVDLMRHQLVHTDERPFRCSHCGTGFRQSSLLTVHQRIHTRERPFTCFECGKGFTQSSTLQRHQRVHTGERPFPCFVCGKRFTRLSILTSHQRVCK